A window of Grus americana isolate bGruAme1 chromosome 21, bGruAme1.mat, whole genome shotgun sequence contains these coding sequences:
- the NADK gene encoding NAD kinase isoform X1, with protein sequence MEMNREKLCTSKADVSSDSAYHCSTCHDDEEWSNTSRGRAKSRSLSASPALGSTKEFRRTRSLHGPCPVTTFGPKACMLQNPKTIMHIQDPASQRLTWNKPPKSVLVIKKIRDASLLQPFKELCVYLTEENNMIVYVEKKVLEDPAIANDDNFGPVKKKFCTFREDYDDISNQIDFIICLGGDGTLLYASSLFQGSVPPVMAFHLGSLGFLTPFNFENFQSQVTQVIEGNAALVLRSRLKVKVVKEHREKMTVQNGIEENGVVSTNIEKEVGKQIMQYQVLNEVVVDRGPSSYLSNVDVFLDGHLITTVQGDGVIVSTPTGSTAYAAAAGASMIHPNVPAIMITPICPHSLSFRPIVVPAGVELKIMLSPDARNTAWVSFDGRKRQEICHGDSISITTSCYPLPSICFRDPVSDWFESLAECLHWNVRKKQNNFAVEEEEF encoded by the exons ATGGAGATGAATCGAGAAAAACTGTGTACCAGTAAGGCTGATGTGAGCTCAGATTCTGCTTATCATTGCTCAACATGTCATGATGATGAGGAGTGGAGCAATACTAGCCGGGGACGAGCTAAGTCACGAAGTTTGTCTGCTTCACCAGCCCTAGGAAGCACCAAAGAATTCCG gaGAACCCGCTCCTTGCATGGACCATGCCCAGTGACCACATTTGGACCAAAGGCCTGTATGCTGCAAAATCCTAAAACGATTAT GCACATTCAGGATCCAGCAAGCCAGCGGTTGACATGGAACAAACCTCCCAAGAGTGTCCTTGTTATTAAAAAGATACGTGATGCCAGTCTGCTGCAGCCTTTTAAAGAGCTTTGTGTGTATCTTACTGAG GAGAACAATATGATAGTGtatgtagaaaaaaaagtattggaAGACCCTGCTATAGCTAATGACGATAATTTTGGACCAGTGAAGAAGAAATTTTGCACGTTCAGAGAAG ATTATGATGATATCTCCAATCAAATAGACTTTATCATATGCCTGGGAGGAGATGGGACCTTACTTTATgcttcttcacttttccag GGTAGTGTACCTCCAGTTATGGCTTTTCATCTGGGATCCCTTGGATTTCTTACTCCATTTAATTTTGAGAATTTTCAGTCCCAAGTCACTCAGGTTATAGAAG GCAATGCAGCACTTGTTCTACGAAGCAGGCTGAAAGTGAAAGTAGTAAAAGagcacagagagaaaatgacAGTACAAAATGGTATAGAAGAAAATGGAGTAGTGTCTACAAATATAGAGAAAGAAGTGGGCAAGCAAATTATGCAATATCAG GTCCTAAATGAAGTTGTAGTGGATCGTGGTCCTTCTTCTTACCTTTCCAATGTAGATGTCTTTCTAGACGGACACCTGATAACAACAGTGCAAGGAGATG GAGTCATTGTCTCCACACCGACTGGTAGCACTGCAtatgcagctgcagcaggagcttcTATGATTCATCCAAATGTTCCTGCAATAATGATCACCCCAATCTGCCCTCACTCATTGTCTTTCCGACCTATTGTTGTTCCTGCTGGGGTGGAACTCAAG atTATGCTCTCTCCAGATGCCAGGAATACAGCATGGGTTTCATTTGATGGAAGGAAGAGGCAGGAAATATGCCATGGAGACAG TATTAGCATCACTACCTCTTGCTATCCTCTTCCTTCGATCTGTTTCCGAGATCCTGTGAGCGACTGGTTTGAAAGCTTGGCGGAGTGTTTACACTGGAATGTTCGGAAGAAGCAAAATAACTTTGCCGTTGAAGAAGAAGAATTCTGA
- the NADK gene encoding NAD kinase isoform X2, producing MLQNPKTIMHIQDPASQRLTWNKPPKSVLVIKKIRDASLLQPFKELCVYLTEENNMIVYVEKKVLEDPAIANDDNFGPVKKKFCTFREDYDDISNQIDFIICLGGDGTLLYASSLFQGSVPPVMAFHLGSLGFLTPFNFENFQSQVTQVIEGNAALVLRSRLKVKVVKEHREKMTVQNGIEENGVVSTNIEKEVGKQIMQYQVLNEVVVDRGPSSYLSNVDVFLDGHLITTVQGDGVIVSTPTGSTAYAAAAGASMIHPNVPAIMITPICPHSLSFRPIVVPAGVELKIMLSPDARNTAWVSFDGRKRQEICHGDSISITTSCYPLPSICFRDPVSDWFESLAECLHWNVRKKQNNFAVEEEEF from the exons ATGCTGCAAAATCCTAAAACGATTAT GCACATTCAGGATCCAGCAAGCCAGCGGTTGACATGGAACAAACCTCCCAAGAGTGTCCTTGTTATTAAAAAGATACGTGATGCCAGTCTGCTGCAGCCTTTTAAAGAGCTTTGTGTGTATCTTACTGAG GAGAACAATATGATAGTGtatgtagaaaaaaaagtattggaAGACCCTGCTATAGCTAATGACGATAATTTTGGACCAGTGAAGAAGAAATTTTGCACGTTCAGAGAAG ATTATGATGATATCTCCAATCAAATAGACTTTATCATATGCCTGGGAGGAGATGGGACCTTACTTTATgcttcttcacttttccag GGTAGTGTACCTCCAGTTATGGCTTTTCATCTGGGATCCCTTGGATTTCTTACTCCATTTAATTTTGAGAATTTTCAGTCCCAAGTCACTCAGGTTATAGAAG GCAATGCAGCACTTGTTCTACGAAGCAGGCTGAAAGTGAAAGTAGTAAAAGagcacagagagaaaatgacAGTACAAAATGGTATAGAAGAAAATGGAGTAGTGTCTACAAATATAGAGAAAGAAGTGGGCAAGCAAATTATGCAATATCAG GTCCTAAATGAAGTTGTAGTGGATCGTGGTCCTTCTTCTTACCTTTCCAATGTAGATGTCTTTCTAGACGGACACCTGATAACAACAGTGCAAGGAGATG GAGTCATTGTCTCCACACCGACTGGTAGCACTGCAtatgcagctgcagcaggagcttcTATGATTCATCCAAATGTTCCTGCAATAATGATCACCCCAATCTGCCCTCACTCATTGTCTTTCCGACCTATTGTTGTTCCTGCTGGGGTGGAACTCAAG atTATGCTCTCTCCAGATGCCAGGAATACAGCATGGGTTTCATTTGATGGAAGGAAGAGGCAGGAAATATGCCATGGAGACAG TATTAGCATCACTACCTCTTGCTATCCTCTTCCTTCGATCTGTTTCCGAGATCCTGTGAGCGACTGGTTTGAAAGCTTGGCGGAGTGTTTACACTGGAATGTTCGGAAGAAGCAAAATAACTTTGCCGTTGAAGAAGAAGAATTCTGA